The nucleotide window TCAATTAGGGCTGGACAGGCCTTGGTACATACAATATTTCGATTATATAAAATCTCTTTTACATGGGGATTTAGGTGTTTCTCTGGAGACAAGGTTACCGATTAATGAAGAAATATGGCCTTACCTGGCCGCCACATTGGAATTAACCATTGTTGCGATGATTATCGCCATTGTTATTGGCGTCAATGCTGGTATTATTAGTGCCTGGTTTTCAAATTCATGGTTTGATTATACTGCCATGATTCTTGCCTTAATTGGTGTATCGATGCCGATTTTTTGGCTTGGTTTAATGGAACAATGGGCTTTTTCCATTGAGTTAGGCTGGCTTCCGACAACAGGAAGAGAGGATGTTCGGGATCCGATCACAGCAATAACTAATCTTTATATGATTGATACCTTATTACAAGGCAATTTTACTCAATTTATTACGGTCATCAAGCATCTCATTTTACCGAGTATTGCCCTTGCCACTATCCCGATGGCGATTATCGCAAGGATGACCCGTGCCACGATGCTTGAGGTAATGAAATCAGATTACATTCGTACTGCTAGAGCAAAAGGATTAAGAATGTTTTGGGTCGTGTACAAGCACTCGCTCAAAAATGCCATCATTCCTGTGCTCACAGTTATTGGATTGCAGACAGGGCTGCTACTAGGTGGAGCGATCCTAACAGAAACGATCTTTAGCTGGCCGGGCATTGGCCGCTATTTATACGACGCCATTGGCTACCGTGATTATCCGGTCATTCAGTCTGGAATTTTAATTATTGCGGCTATATTTGTCCTTATCAATCTAATCGTTGACCTATTGTATGTCATAGTGGATCCAAGAATTAAATTTACAAAATAAGGAGGGGATCAAAAGTGGCAGAATTAGCAAAAAACATTGCAGACATCGCGGTTGCACCTGCCGAGGAAAAGCTGGTACCACCATGGAAAGAGGCATGGCAATCCTTTTATAAAAATCGCTTAGCCCTTGCAGGATTATGTATCGTTTTATTTTTTATCATTTTAGCCATCATCGCTCCTTTGATTGCTCCATATGGATTTAAGGAACAGGTATTAGCTGATCGGATGCAGGCACCATCAAGTAAACATTGGTTCGGAACCGATGATTTTGGCCGTGATATTTTTTCTCGTGTGATCTACGGGGCAAGAATTTCTTTATGGGTCGGATTTTTCTCAGTGTTAGGATCTGTTGTTTTTGGAACATTGCTTGGTATTGTGGCAGGTTACTATGGGCGCTGGGTCGATGCGATCATTTCCCGAATCTTTGATGTTATGCTTGCCTTTCCAAGTATCCTTTTAGCGATTGCCGTTGTTGCAATCCTTGGACCATCCCTGAAAAATGCGCTCATTGCGATCGCTGTTATCAACATCCCTAATTTTGGCCGGCTTGTCAGATCAAAGGTTTTAAGTGTGAAACAAGAGGAATATATTATGGCAGCTAGAGCTGTTGG belongs to Neobacillus sp. OS1-2 and includes:
- the nikC gene encoding nickel transporter permease — its product is MAELAKNIADIAVAPAEEKLVPPWKEAWQSFYKNRLALAGLCIVLFFIILAIIAPLIAPYGFKEQVLADRMQAPSSKHWFGTDDFGRDIFSRVIYGARISLWVGFFSVLGSVVFGTLLGIVAGYYGRWVDAIISRIFDVMLAFPSILLAIAVVAILGPSLKNALIAIAVINIPNFGRLVRSKVLSVKQEEYIMAARAVGMKDTRILLRHILPNSISPVIVQATLAIATAIIEAAALGFLGLGAQPPTPEWGKMLADSKNYITNAPWTLFFPGMAIMLTVLGFNLMGDGLRDVLDPKMKN
- a CDS encoding ABC transporter permease, which produces MLTYTVRRILALIPVLIGMTLVVFAIIHAIPGNPAQVILGQRATQEAVANLTAQLGLDRPWYIQYFDYIKSLLHGDLGVSLETRLPINEEIWPYLAATLELTIVAMIIAIVIGVNAGIISAWFSNSWFDYTAMILALIGVSMPIFWLGLMEQWAFSIELGWLPTTGREDVRDPITAITNLYMIDTLLQGNFTQFITVIKHLILPSIALATIPMAIIARMTRATMLEVMKSDYIRTARAKGLRMFWVVYKHSLKNAIIPVLTVIGLQTGLLLGGAILTETIFSWPGIGRYLYDAIGYRDYPVIQSGILIIAAIFVLINLIVDLLYVIVDPRIKFTK